TGCCATTGGTGTAGCTTATGCGGGCAACGCGAGATGCAGGATCGGCGATGACGGTGTTTGACAGAATGAACGTCAAGAAAACAACAAGCACACAAGTTAAAGCACAAAATTTAGCGGATGTTGTTTTCATGATTAACTTCCTTGTTGAAAAGGATAACCTTATCCCTGGTTATGACAATTAATATATGCTCCATTTAAAATTATAGGTCAAAAACATGGACTCTGGATGAAGAAAACGCTTTTCATTTGAAAATGTCAGTTCGATAGATAAGTTTAAACAATTTTTATCAATCAGCTCTTCATTATGAATGATCTAAAGTTGTTTTATGGATTGCTTCAAATGCATCATTGGGTACGTGGGTTGGGGTGTGTTAAAGTAAGATTAGGGAAATGATTGTGTATGCTAATATATAAAGAAGATAAAGAGGTGCCTTCACTGTTTAATTATTGCTTTAGATTCGCATTATTATAGAGGGTATTATGGTAGACATCATTAATCTTAATAAAAAAAGAAAAGCTAAAATTCGTTTGGAGCAAGAAAAAAAGGCTTCTGAAAATCGCATTAAATTCGGAAGAACAAAAAAGAAAACAATTAGAGAAACAAGATAATGAACGTGGTGAACGATATCTAGATGGCCATAAGTTGGAAAATAAAGAAAAAATTAAAGCAGGAAATTCTGACCATTTTCAATTTAGCGTTATAAATGTGTAGCCATTTCAGCTATTCGAGCAATGTTTTTCGATATTCCAAAATCCAGTAGTACTTGCAATATGGCGCCCAAGTCAGTTTGATAAGGATCTACATAATTTATTGAAAGCATTTGTTATTCTTTTATAACGTGCTTTTCCTGTTTTCCCAGTCCTTCTATTTCTAATGTTACCTGATCGCCAATTTTAAGATATTGCTCTCCCCAGAATTTGGCATTGCCTGGAGCCGAACCCATGGCGATAATATCTCCGGGGAATAAAGTAAAAAATTGACTTAAATAGCTGACCACTGATGCGGCATTATTGATGTAATCTCTGGTATTAAAATCTTGGCGGATTTCTCCGTTAACCCAAAGTTTTACATTTAAATTCGTTGAGTCAGGGACTTCGTCCAGGGAAACCAGATAAGGCCCGATGGATGCAAATCCATCCATTCCCTTGCCTTTGGTGTACTGTTTATCAGCGGTTTCAAATTGCCAATAACGGTCAGAAATATCATTCACACAAAGAAAACCAAAGATGTGTTCTTCTGCCTGATGTTTTTCAAGGTATTTACCTTTTTTACCAATAACTACGCCTAATTCGGCTTCCCAGTCCAGTTTTCTGGTGTGCCGAGTATATAAAATGGGATCATAGGGTCCTGAAATAGCACAAGAAGGTTTTAAAAATACCATCATTTCTGATTCAGGAAGTGGGGAGGCTCCCATCTGCTGTGTATGCAATAACGAATTATAGCCAATACACATGATTTTACCGGGTTGTTTAATTGGTGCGGCAATTGGAACATCCTTAGCTACTAATGGCAGTGTAGGGATGTTAATTAAAGTGAGCCTTTCTTTAATAAAGGCTAATGATGATGCATCAATATCATCCAATAACTCAGAGAGATCACGAATATTTCCTTGATCATCAATCAACCCAGCTTTCTCCTGACCGAATGTACCATAACGTAATAATTTCATAATTACCTTTGGAATAAATTTTATAATGTCTCTATATAAATTTTAGCAGAAATGCTGTCATAACTTATGGGTTGTATATTATCTATAAGTGTTGATGGCATGAACGTGGAAGTTTTCGAGAATTTAAAAAATTCAAGTCATAACGGTTAACTATCGGGAAAATTATACTTATTTTTTACTCTACGCTTAAATTCCTAAAATCATATCTTCGAACAAACGGATTTTGGATAATGCAAAAATAAATTGTAATCTGTTTTTTTATCTGTTAGCATCCGCGC
This genomic interval from Legionella oakridgensis ATCC 33761 = DSM 21215 contains the following:
- a CDS encoding fumarylacetoacetate hydrolase family protein; translation: MKLLRYGTFGQEKAGLIDDQGNIRDLSELLDDIDASSLAFIKERLTLINIPTLPLVAKDVPIAAPIKQPGKIMCIGYNSLLHTQQMGASPLPESEMMVFLKPSCAISGPYDPILYTRHTRKLDWEAELGVVIGKKGKYLEKHQAEEHIFGFLCVNDISDRYWQFETADKQYTKGKGMDGFASIGPYLVSLDEVPDSTNLNVKLWVNGEIRQDFNTRDYINNAASVVSYLSQFFTLFPGDIIAMGSAPGNAKFWGEQYLKIGDQVTLEIEGLGKQEKHVIKE